The following DNA comes from Candidatus Binataceae bacterium.
GACGGCCAGGCGCGCAGCCGAATTGCTCATCGCGCGCTCGAGCAGGTCGAGCGCGCCAGGGCCGGAAAGCTCGAACTCGCCCATGTGGGAGAGATCGAAAATCCCCGCACGCGAGCGCACCGCGCGATGCTCTTGGATGATGCCCGCGTAGCTCAGCGGCATCTCGAAGCCGCCGAACGCGGTCATCTTCGCGCCGAGCCGCTGGTGCAGCGCGAACAGGGGTGTGCGCCTCAGCGCCTCCATCTGGTTTCCAATTCTATCAGAGGCTCCGAGCGCCAACGAGGCGCAACCACGCCGCGATGTTGACAACGATCGACAGGCGCCCGCGTCGGGCGCGGCGTTTGCCAGAAATTTAACCTTGCGGGGCGCCGGGGTGCGATTTGCGTGCGCCGCATCGATACTATATCTCGGTAACTGGCACGATGGCCGCGATCATCATGGACGGGCGCGCGCTGAGCGAGCTTCTGCGCCCGGAACTCGAGCGCCACGCGCGCGAGCTGAGGGACCGCTACAATCTCGTCCCCGCGCTGGCGGCGATCCTGGTCGGCGACGACCCGGCCTCGCGTCAGTACGTGCGCAACAAGCGGCGGATGGCGGAGGAGATGGGCTTCGAGAGCCGAATCGTGACGATACCGGCGCGCGAGGCCAGCACCGCCCGCCTGCGCGAGACGATCGCCGCGCTCAACGCCGACCCCAAGGTCGGCGGCATCCTGCTCCAGCTGCCCGTGCCCGAGACGGTGGACCGCTTCGCGCTTTTCGACGCGATCGATCCGGCCAAAGACGTTGACGCGGTGGGCGCGGCCAACGTCGCCAACTACTATCGGGCGCAACGCGGACGGTTCATCCCCTGCACCCCGCGCGGCGTCCTGACCCTGCTCGCTCATTACCGCGTGCCGGTTGACGGCGCGCGGGCGGTGGTGATCGGACGCAGCGATATTGCGGGCAAGCCGATGGCGCTGATCATGGGCGG
Coding sequences within:
- a CDS encoding bifunctional 5,10-methylenetetrahydrofolate dehydrogenase/5,10-methenyltetrahydrofolate cyclohydrolase; amino-acid sequence: MAAIIMDGRALSELLRPELERHARELRDRYNLVPALAAILVGDDPASRQYVRNKRRMAEEMGFESRIVTIPAREASTARLRETIAALNADPKVGGILLQLPVPETVDRFALFDAIDPAKDVDAVGAANVANYYRAQRGRFIPCTPRGVLTLLAHYRVPVDGARAVVIGRSDIAGKPMALIMGGRMCNATVTWCHRHTRDLAGLCREADIIVSCAGADVGRPFLITADMVKPGACVIDVGFRRVAPGRFVGDVDFEQVKEIAGWVTPNPGGTGPMTVAALMQNLIDAARYGLGLDAAAYSV